The following coding sequences lie in one Vitis vinifera cultivar Pinot Noir 40024 chromosome 19, ASM3070453v1 genomic window:
- the LOC104877778 gene encoding uncharacterized protein LOC104877778: MFIRGKEKDDYITGASAAPETTASTYKKWIAENNMVMSWLVNSMTADIGENFLSFDTAKEIWDTAKETFSDKENTSEIIQIEGILHDLRQGNLTVTEYFNTLTRLWRQLDTFEVHNWNCVTDGFLYKKIVEGKRVFKFLLGLNKNLDEIRGRIMGVKPLPSLREAFSEVRREESRKNLMMGSHQQLNMAESSTLKTQFAPFDNRKKIKGGRPWCDHYRKSGHSRETCWKIHGKPVDWKPRQPLEKEGRGNHVATDEQSPQTEASPFNKEQMEMLQKLLSPLLSIQSQTSSSSN; this comes from the coding sequence ATGTTTATACGGGGAAAGGAGAAAGATGACTACATCACTGGAGCTTCGGCGGCACCAGAAACCACAGCATCAACCTACAAAAAGTGGATAGCAGAAAATAATATGGTCATGTCCTGGCTAGTCAACTCTATGACCGCTGACattggtgaaaattttctgTCATTTGATACTGCCAAAGAAATCTGGGACACTGCAAAAGAAACTTTCTCAGACAAGGAAAACACATCTGAAATCATCCAGATTGAAGGCATCCTCCACGATTTGCGTCAAGGAAACCTTACGGTAACTGAATATTTCAATACTCTTACTCGTCTATGGCGTCAACTTGATACGTTTGAGGTTCATAACTGGAATTGTGTTACAGAtggttttttgtataaaaagatTGTCGAAGGGAAACgtgtgtttaaatttttgttaggtttgaaCAAAAATCTTGATGAAATCAGAGGAAGAATCATGGGAGTAAAACCCCTACCTAGCCTCAGAGAGGCATTCTCTGAAGTCCGTCGCGAAGAAAGTCggaaaaatctcatgatggGATCCCATCAACAACTGAATATGGCAGAAAGCTCGACTCTTAAGACTCAATTCGCTCCTTTTGACAAtcgtaaaaaaattaaaggaggtAGACCTTGGTGTGATCATTACAGAAAGTCGGGACACTCAAGAGAAACTTGTTGGAAGATTCATGGAAAGCCAGTAGATTGGAAGCCACGTCAACCACTTGAGAAAGAAGGACGAGGTAATCATGTGGCTACCGATGAACAATCGCCACAAACTGAAGCTAGCCCTTTTAATAAGGAGCAAATGGAGATGCTTCAGAAACTACTGTCTCCTCTTTTGTCAATACAGTCACAAACTAGCTCATCTTCCAACTAG